The following are encoded together in the Cicer arietinum cultivar CDC Frontier isolate Library 1 chromosome 2, Cicar.CDCFrontier_v2.0, whole genome shotgun sequence genome:
- the LOC101513742 gene encoding small ribosomal subunit protein uS11m — MFRYLSSSIFHAPRSFLAASKSSLSSHLGYVRGFSSASRGLNGLNQSENVNANPSARPNFMQDRENINSKSENNAESGGSFRHMDFVRGVVDEDTRGLMGGFMGGSYNQYLYEHDADYVHIKMLRNNTFVTVTDAKGNVKLSGSAGSLKDMKSGQKLSRYAAEATAEVVGRRARSLGLKSVVMKVNGFTHFRRKRQAILSWREGFTDSRGDKNPIVYIEDTTRRPHNGCRLPKSRRI; from the exons ATGTTTCGCTATTTGTCTTCTTCAATCTTCCATGCCCCTCGATCTTTTCTCGCTGCATCCAAATCTTCACTTTCATCTCATCTCG GATATGTTAGAGGATTTTCAAGTGCAAGTAGGGGTTTGAATGGGTTGAATCAAAGCGAAAATGTGAATGCAAATCCAAGTGCTCGTCCAAATTTTATGCAGGATAGAGAGAATATTAACTCCAAAAGTGAGAACAATGCTGAGAGTGGTGGGAGTTTCAGGCATATGGACTTTGTGAGAGGAGTTGTAGACGAAGATACAAGGGGTCTTATGGGGGGTTTTATGGGGGGTTCATACAATCAATATCTTTATGAGCATGATGCTGATTATGTTCATATAAAGATGCTGCGTAACAATACCTTTGTTACAGTGACCGATGCTAAAGGAAATGTAAAACTTAGCGGGTCTGCTGGTTCCTTGAAAGACATGAAATCGGGACAAAAGCTCTCTAGGTATGCTGCGGAAGCAACTGCGGAAGTGGTTGGACGACGAGCTAGAAGTTTGGGGTTGAAGTCTGTTGTAATGAAAGTGAATGGATTTACTCATTTTCGGAGGAAAAGGCAAGCAATATTAAGCTGGAGGGAAGGATTTACTGATTCTCGAGGGGATAAAAATCCAATTGTATACATTGAAGATACAACTCGTCGTCCCCATAACGGCTGCAGACTGCCAAAGAGTCGACGTATCTAG
- the LOC101514078 gene encoding protein kinase PVPK-1 encodes MESPINEVESISEVQNSVSGVPKCHSLPLTSGTPRPSRPPLRASRNHGASSSSSTSYLAGHHNYGTKTIHHVNSHVINQKHLEHEGLPTKLCSKQKVFDESDNCILVPSKRAVVNQAKNYCQSEVSFCLSPQNSFYSATVYSEAKQSFTNTEVSECASADNKSCESGEISNSCDFNESRKTSICRASTGSDVSDESSTSSLSTALYKPHKANDIRWGAIQAIRARDGMLEMRHFRLLKKLGCGDIGSVYLAELSGTRTTFAMKLMNKAELAGRKKLLRAQTEREILQSLDHPFLPTLYTHFETETFSCLVMEFCPGGDLHALRQRQPGKFFSEHAVRFYVAEVLLALEYLHMLGIIYRDLKPENVLVREDGHIMLSDFDLSLRCTVSPTLVKSSNPIAETKSSGYCIQPACAMQPDCIQPACFSPRFLSGKSKKERKFRPKNDMHHHQVTPLPELIAEPTSARSMSFVGTHEYLAPEIIKGEGHGSAVDWWTFGIFLYELLFGRTPFKGSANRATLFNVVGQPLRFPESPTVSFAVRDLIRGLLVKEPQHRLAYRRGATEIKQHPFFHNVNWALIRCANPPEVPRQTMMRPNSTDQELGVNPSGNYLDIDFF; translated from the exons ATGGAGTCACCTATCAATGAAGTTGAGTCTATATCAGAGGTTCAGAATTCAGTTTCTGGTGTACCGAAATGCCACAGCCTTCCTTTAACATCAGGGACTCCCCGTCCTTCGCGGCCTCCGTTGAGAGCATCTCGAAATCACGgagcttcttcatcttcttccacgTCGTACTTGGCTGGCCATCATAATTATGGAACAAAGACCATCCACCATGTAAACAGCCATGTAATTAATCAAAAGCATTTAGAACATGAAGGATTGCCAACAAAACTATGCAGCAAACAAAAAGTGTTTGATGAATCCGACAATTGTATCTTAGTTCCATCGAAACGAGCTGTTGTTAATCAAGCGAAAAATTACTGTCAGTCAGAGGTTAGTTTTTGTTTAAGTCCTCAGAATAGTTTCTATTCAGCAACTGTCTATTCAGAGGCGAAACAAAGTTTCACCAATACTGAAGTTAGTGAGTGTGCTAGTGCTGATAATAAGTCTTGTGAAAGTGGAGAAATTTCGAATTCGTGTGATTTTAACGAGAGTAGGAAAACTAGTATCTGTAGAGCGAGTACTGGAAGTGATGTTAGCGACGAAAGCAGCACGAGTAGTTTGAGCACTGCTTTGTATAAACCTCATAAGGCAAATGATATAAGATGGGGAGCGATTCAAGCTATTCGAGCTCGCGATGGCATGTTGGAAATGAGGCATTTTAGGTTGTTGAAGAAATTAGGATGTGGAGACATAGGAAGTGTATATCTAGCTGAATTGAGCGGCACAAGGACTACTTTTGCTATGAAACTCATGAACAAAGCCGAGCTTGCAGGACGCAAGAAGCTTCTTAGGGCGCAGACAGAGAGAGAGATATTGCAGTCTTTAGATCATCCTTTTTTACCTACATTATATACACACTTTGAGACTGAGACATTCTCTTGCTTGGTAATGGAGTTTTGTCCCGGCGGTGACCTACACGCACTCAGACAAAGACAACCCGGGAAGTTTTTCTCAGAGCATGCTGTCAG GTTTTATGTGGCAGAAGTTCTCCTTGCTTTGGAGTACTTACACATGCTTGGTATAATCTATAGAGACCTTAAACCTGAGAATGTGTTGGTGAGAGAAGATGGTCATATAATGCTATCTGATTTCGATCTCTCTCTAAGGTGCACCGTCAGTCCAACTCTCGTGAAGTCCTCAAACCCGATCGCTGAAACAAAAAGCTCTGGATACTGCATTCAGCCTGCCTGCGCAATGCAGCCAGACTGCATCCAACCTGCATGCTTTTCGCCACGTTTCCTATCCGGAAAAtcgaagaaagaaagaaaattcagACCAAAGAATGATATGCATCATCACCAAGTGACACCTCTTCCTGAGCTAATCGCGGAGCCAACAAGTGCGCGATCAATGTCCTTTGTAGGTACACACGAGTACTTGGCGCCTGAAATAATTAAAGGCGAAGGACATGGCAGTGCTGTGGACTGGTGGACGTTTGGGATATTCTTATATGAACTCTTGTTTGGGCGAACACCGTTCAAAGGTTCGGCCAACCGAGCAACACTGTTTAATGTTGTCGGGCAGCCGTTGAGGTTTCCGGAATCTCCTACTGTCAGCTTTGCTGTGAGGGACTTGATCAGAGGTTTACTTGTGAAAGAGCCTCAACACCGTCTTGCCTATAGACGTGGAGCTACGGAAATCAAACAACATCCTTTCTTTCACAATGTGAATTGGGCGCTGATCCGTTGCGCTAATCCGCCGGAGGTACCGAGACAGACCATGATGAGACCTAATTCAACTGATCAAGAACTTGGTGTCAACCCTTCTGGCAATTATTTAGATATTGATTTCTTTTGA